The genomic segment GGAGGAACGAGGAATAGGCGTGGCAGGTGAACCCCATCCGCGTGCCCTTGATGTCCGCCTGGGCCCTGAGCGCCGCTTCTTCGAAAAGCTCGATCTCGCCATGTTGCGTCAGGAGAGCCTCGAAGAACGTCCGGCGCATCTGCCGGGGCGCGCGGGAGGCGAGAAGCGAGAGGAACTGCTCGAGCTCCCTCACCCAGAGATAGTCCTGCGACAGCCAGCGGAGGAACGCGCCCCTCGGCAGGGTTCCATCGGCCATCTTGAGAACGAAGGGATGATTCCGGCTCCGCTCGAGAAGGGGGGCGTTGACCTCGAGGAGTCTCTCATGGAAGCGCGCCATCTTGACCTCCCGTACCGTCGTCGGGTTGGCCCGGCCGATCCGCTGAGGCAGTTTCGCAGATTCCCGCGGGATCGTCCAGCGCATCGTCGCGACCAAGCCGGATGGGTAGGCAAACCTGGCCGCAACGCCAAACCCGGCCTGGCAGGATGCCGGGGGAGCCTCTACCTTTGACCGAGCGACGGGAGGGGACAATCATGGTCACTCAGCTCCTGGGACTCATCGGCGTGGGGTTGCTGGCGGGCGTCCTGGCGGGGCTCGCGGGCGTGGGAGGAGGCATCGTCATCGTCCCGCTGCTCGTCTTCATCTTCGGATTCAGCCAGCACATGGCGCAGGGGACCTCCCTCGCCGTGCTGATCCCTCCGATCGGCCTCCTCGCGATGCTCCAGTACTACAGGAAGGGGGAGGTCGATCTGAAGGCGGCGGCGCTCATCGCGGCGGGCCTGCTCATCGGGTCGATCTTCGGAGCGAAGCTCGCTCTCGGCATCCCCCAAGAGAAGCTCAAGAAGCTCTTCGGGGCGATCCTGTTCCTGGCGTCGATGCGCTATCTCCTGCTCAAGTGAGCCCTGCGCCCGCCAGCTCCCGCAGCCTCTCGGACAGGCGGCTGAACCGCTCGCGCGACCGGCTGTTGCCGACGGCGACGGCGAGGGCGCGACGGTTTCCGACCAGCACGACGAGGCGGCGCCCGCGCGTGATCGCGGTGTAGAGGAGATTCCTCTGCAGCATCACGTGGTGCTGCGTGTGGAGGAGGATCACCACGCACGGGTACTCGCTTCCCTGGGCCTTGTGGATCGAGCAGGCATAGGCCAGGGCGACCTCGTCCAGGTCGGCGTGATCGTAGGCCACGGTCCTCTCGTCGTAGCGGATCCAGACGCGGCGCTCGGCGGGATCGACCTGGGCGATCCTCCCTATGTCTCCGTTGTAGACGTCGAGGTCGTAGTTGTTGCGCGTCTGGAGGACCTTGTCCCCGACCCGCAGGACTCTATTCCCCCTCGAGATCGATAGCCCGGTCGGATTCAGCAGACGCTGCAGCTCGGCGTTGAGATTGGTGGCTCCGAGGAGACCCCTATGCATGGGAGTCAGCACCTGGATCTCCGCGATCGGGTCGAGGCCGAATCTTCGAGGGATGCGCTCCACGATCAGCGACTCGACAGCGGCCAGCGCCGCCTCGGGTTCGGCCCTCTCGACGACGAAGAAGTCGGTTCCGCCGGGAGGCTCCTCGCTCAGCGGCATCTGCCCTCGGTTCACACGGTGGGCGTTGACGATGATCCTGCTCATCTCCGCCTGTCTGAAGATCGTCTCGAGCCGGATCACGGGAACCCGCTCCGAGCGGATCAGATCCGCCAGGACGCTGCCCGGCCCGACCGACGGGAGCTGATCGACGTCGCCGACCATCACGATCCTGCAAGAAGGATGAATCGCCTTGAAAAGGTCGTGGGCGAGAGGGGCGTCCACCATCGAGAACTCATCGACGATCACGAGGTCGGCTTTCAACGGGCGGTTCCGGTCGCGCTCGAAGGCCCGCGTCCTCGGGTTGAATTCCAGGAGTCGGTGGATCGTGCTCGCCTCGCGGCCGGTCGTCTCCTGCATCCGCTTGGCCGCCCGGCCCGTCGGGCTGCAGAGCAGGATCCGCTGACCCTTCTTCTCGAGGATCCTGATGATGCCGCGGATCAGCGTCGTCTTGCCCGTCCCCGGGCCGCCGGTGATGACGAGGATCTTGCTGCGGATCGCCGCCCGGAGGGCCTCGATCTGGCGCGGCGCGAGCGCGATGCCGGCCGTCCTCTCGAACCACGCGACGGCGCGCTCCTCGTCGATATCGATCGGGCGCGCGGGAGCGGCGCGGAGTCGCGCGATGAGGCCGGCGATGCCAGTCTCGGCGTCGTGAAGCCGCTTCAGATAGACCGGGCGGGTCCCGTCGGGCCGCTCTTCGATCACCACGTGGCCGGCGAGGGCCAGCGTGTCGATCGCGCGTCCGACGATCGCCCGATCGACCTGGAGCATCTCGATCGCCGCGGAGAGGAGGTCCTCGATCGGATAGAAGAGGTGTCCCTCCTCCGCGAATCGATCCAGCAAGTGCAGGATCCCCGCCTCGGCGCGATGAGGCGAGGTCGGCGCGATGCCCATGTTGCCGGCGATCTGATCGGCCGACTTGAATCCGATGCCCAGTACTTCGAGGGCCAGTCGGTACGGATTCGCGCGCACGATCGCGATCGCGCGGGCGCCATACTCCTTGTAGATCCTGATGGCATGCGACGTCGGGACTCCGTTCG from the Candidatus Eisenbacteria bacterium genome contains:
- a CDS encoding sulfite exporter TauE/SafE family protein, giving the protein MVTQLLGLIGVGLLAGVLAGLAGVGGGIVIVPLLVFIFGFSQHMAQGTSLAVLIPPIGLLAMLQYYRKGEVDLKAAALIAAGLLIGSIFGAKLALGIPQEKLKKLFGAILFLASMRYLLLK
- a CDS encoding ATP-dependent RecD-like DNA helicase, producing the protein MLEGVLERFVYSNEETSWSVAKIESPSRPSPVTATGNLLGVQPGESLRLRGRWTTDPRHGEQFKVESFITVAPATVKGIERYLGSGLVRGIGKVMAQRLTEQFGLDTLDVIENAPERLTEVAGIGSVRSARIRDAWTEQREIKEVMLFLQSNGVPTSHAIRIYKEYGARAIAIVRANPYRLALEVLGIGFKSADQIAGNMGIAPTSPHRAEAGILHLLDRFAEEGHLFYPIEDLLSAAIEMLQVDRAIVGRAIDTLALAGHVVIEERPDGTRPVYLKRLHDAETGIAGLIARLRAAPARPIDIDEERAVAWFERTAGIALAPRQIEALRAAIRSKILVITGGPGTGKTTLIRGIIRILEKKGQRILLCSPTGRAAKRMQETTGREASTIHRLLEFNPRTRAFERDRNRPLKADLVIVDEFSMVDAPLAHDLFKAIHPSCRIVMVGDVDQLPSVGPGSVLADLIRSERVPVIRLETIFRQAEMSRIIVNAHRVNRGQMPLSEEPPGGTDFFVVERAEPEAALAAVESLIVERIPRRFGLDPIAEIQVLTPMHRGLLGATNLNAELQRLLNPTGLSISRGNRVLRVGDKVLQTRNNYDLDVYNGDIGRIAQVDPAERRVWIRYDERTVAYDHADLDEVALAYACSIHKAQGSEYPCVVILLHTQHHVMLQRNLLYTAITRGRRLVVLVGNRRALAVAVGNSRSRERFSRLSERLRELAGAGLT